CCATTTAACAGGAAGGCTTCGGTAACACGAGGGGAAGTCATGAACAGAACAGTTGAATTACTGTTTGTACGCACAAAGCACACACTCTGCCTGTCACATATCTATTAAAACTGCATGAAGTGCAGGTGGGCATACCAAAAAATGTCCAGATGAAAGAACCTTTCAACATTAAAGAAATTAGAATAACACCAGACTACATTTGATTAGTCTATACATTCCTTGGCACTTTATAAAGGCCTTCAACCACAGTTTAAGAAACAGACATTTTAGAATAGTCTGTTGTTTCACCTTCACATATGGAGCAGATCAAGGACGAgtacaaaagaaaggaaatgccATTGTCACTACTGCTATTTaggatgaaaaataaacaaccTTTAGTTCTCAAACACCTAAACTCTGAGTGCTGATTTAATATTCTATAACATCTGTTGgttttttcacttgttttctctAGGCAGGTCCCTCAAAGGCACAAGCTGTGGTTTATCCCTCACCTTGTctccctgcaaaaaaaaacaacaacaaaacaaaatgcagataCTAAACAATAATACCGAGTTTCATAATCACCAAACATGAAGTTAGATCAGCAGTGAGACGGTTAGTAGTTGTGGGTAAAGCCTTCTAAGGATTGGATGTGATGCTACATACACTTATTTACTATATTTGCCATATTACATTCATAGCTTAAGTATGCTTccaactggaaaaaaagaaaaacacgtcCTTTAGTTTCGACTAACAATCAGTAGTAGGACTCTGATATCTCTAACCTAAAAGTTTTTGTTACGTAATCATCAAagataataattcatttattaatttctttagatagatagatagatagatagatagatagatagatagatagatagtaagTAATACAAATAATTCaagatataagatatatatatatatatatatatatatatattttatttttatttttttattttatttttttaatatagagTGCCAGGTTATTTCTATTCATGCTCACATGtgtatcccagcatgcattgtgCAGAAGGCGGGGAAAGATCCTGGACATTGTTCCAGTCtaaatacaaacacagccagccaacacattcacatttatacATGCAGGGTCATTATAAATGTGTTCCAAAGTTCTCTATTACTAATAATAAAGGGTTTCGAGTTTTAGTTACAAAATCGGTAAAATCTACATTTGATGGggaaaacatacatatatgtgaACCAATAAGGTCACATATGGCAGCCCAAGATAAATAGATAATCTTGgtgcaataaataataaaacaagtgGGACCAATGTTAtaagtttgttagtttgatATAGTTCTTACTCTGCGCTCTGATGGGACCTCTACTTGCTTTTTGTTCAGATCCCACCATAACAAACCCTCTTTAATCTGATTCCTTTTTGTTGGCCCTGTGTGtagagagaaacaacagaatTTGTTCCTTTTTCCATGTAATGCAATACATCAGCACCCAAAGAATCACTACTGTCTAATACAGTATCATAAAACATTACAAGCTTTCATTGCACAGCAATTGTGTGGAATTGCCTCTAGTGTCTGTTGGCATATCTAAAATAATGACATCTCAGTGTAGTTTATTGTCTTGCATGAAAACTGAGtgatgtgtcattgtgtgtcagCAGTTTTCTTCTTACCTGTTGCATAGCTCACGATCAGCCCAACTAGCACAACAGAACTCGTCGCCATGGCACCAAAATAGAGGTAAGACATGGAGTAGAAGTTAAGGAGGCCCCTAGTTTTGGAAAAGACAGGgttcattaaaatattttcagttttactgctggaacataaatcaaattcaggaaatgtctttatttaatcTGACATTATCAGTAAAGTTCAGTCAAGTTATTCTGAGATGATTTTCACACTGCTAGGtagttattcattcatttgttttagtGTAAATAAATTGTGATTATGTAATCAGTGATTACTGATTTCCATCCTAACCAATGTAAACCACAAAGGGATAGAACACAAATCAGTGCACGCCTTGCTGAACTCACTGACCCCGCGTTATCGGGCCGAAGAGGGGTGGAGAAGGAGTGTTGGTCCTGGTTAGGGCTGCTGTTCAGGGTGATGTTGCTGCCTGCACACTGGCCTGCGTAGCTGGGCAGAACACCAATGGTCTTGTCACTGGGTGGGTAAAGAGTTGAACCAACAGCCagccacagagaaacacagaagcCCACTGATATTCCTGAGAACGCCCcctgaaagacagagaacaacTTTTAACAGAAGACATGAGACAATCTGAGGCAAATGGTGTAGGAgccatttgtgtgtatgttttgttttgaccaCTGGAGGGAGTTTGGGTTTGTGTCACTGATTGCGGATGTGCACCAGGTATGTATATAGAGATCATTTTAGGTTAGTTTTGGGCAGTAGGTGAAGGGACCACACGATTTTTACTGTTAACCCATGTTTATCCACCGTTAGCCACAAGACAAGGATCGTTACCACCACAAAGTCTTAAAATGTAAGTATCAGTATTCATGTGCAACCTTTCAATAAACGTCAACAAAGAAACCTAAGCCACATCTCATTCttgtttgatggaaaaaaaacgcATCAAGAAATCCGCTCCTCACCTATCCAGTGACTGAATTGGATAGTCATTACAAATGGGATCATAGATGACTTTGTGTGCCAATGGCTCAACAAACAATCCTAGCTCTGAATGACTGATTTACGGAAAAACTGTCTAGTTAACATAATAATAGAAAGCTGCCCAGAAAAAaggtgtgtgcctgtgtgtgtgtgggaaggggGTGTGTTCTGGGGGCAAGAATTGTCTCAAGGAGGTGTTAAGTTAATgattttgttcagttttagaCAGTGACATAATCAGGAAatgatatttcaaaatataaatacagatacaaCAATGGATGTTATGAAGTCCAGAGCTCCCTTAATAGATAGAAGCACTGTTATGTTCAGAATAAGACAGCAGTGGTGTGGTAATAACAAACGTTACCATATTGTGACTGCATCACTATTATAAGCAAGTGGACCAGAGGAGAGTTATTATCTTGACAGCACACATTCTTACCTATAAAAAGGAACATTACAATCTTTTATTGCtaattgtgggtaatgtagtttACTGGCTTGATTTAAAACAGCACCCAGTGTCATCGTGTGTCAGCAGTTTTCACTTGTGTCTAAAGTCTTTTTTATCTTCTTGTCTGTTACAGACTCACTATCAGCCTAATTTGCacaacttcaaacttcaaaagCTATTGTAGCTACATCACTATTGTCCAAGGTGGACTAGAAGGATGTGGCATAATTTTGATTTAATGCTGAAACTCTAAGAATATTTGGTGGTTTACAAGCAGCTTGTCTTGTTGAAAAAGGAAACCAAACCAAAGTTATTTTGTTCAAACAGACCACATCCCAGACTATTGGCTTTTACTCAAAGGTTTTctaagattattattttttggccttttcaagctttatttctgatagagacagctgaagagtgacaggaatgcggggagagacagacggggaatgacatgtgggaaagagccacaggtcacaGGCTTCTGCAGTAAGGACTGAGCTTTCACACATGCGGCGGCTGctctaacaactgagctaaacactgtcCCATTTCACTCAAAGGTTTTAAAATATGTCCAGGTcttacttgaaaaaaaaaagaatcagcaaacaaacaacagtgtaTAACACAAGACAAATCAAGCCACTCACCACCCTGTTAGTTGCTGGAACAAACATCCCCAAAATGAATACACCCAGTAATGGACCGCTGACCACACCCATGACAGTGAATGAGCCctgaatggaaaaaacaaagacagttcTGGAAAAAGaaccaaacacaacactgagcaGAATACAAACCAATCTTGCTCTATGCTGTGGTTCAGTCTGAGCCATTGTGCCTCTTGAGTTAATCTATTTCTTGCTTTACAAATTCttggtttgcattttttttgcacaatacTGAGACAATATTTGCTAACATGgtatatcatttttatttatctatattttttttatgaatggtAAGAATTTCACTTCATAAACCATTTGCAGGATGTTGCAAGGCCTCACATtgtagatggatggattaaaATCAGATTATATAGTAGTATTTAAGTATTTTACCTGAAGTACTCCCCAGTtcaggagggaagagagagcaGCTACGGTGATACAACCAACTCCATACAGCAatgctttgattaaaaaaagagaattaaTACAGAAATATTGACCTGTACCAATGTTTTTGATCCTTTCAATCCAAAATATCACAACAGGATGTGGTACCATCTGCTAGTGAgttaatgttaaatatgaaaGGTAAGAATCAGTAAGAATCAACCTACACAGTCCTTTGGAAACAAGGATCAATTTCTTTTGGGTCATGTGGCGCAGATGAGGTCGCAGCAGGTCCTCCATCGTTACTGCAGCCATTGCATTGATACTTGTGGAGGCcgtactaaaaaaaaaaaaaacacatgtgggCACCAGTTTAGCAGTTTATCATGTTTACTGTGACTATCACAGCCACTAAGGCAGGACGCTCAAATGTCtgtcattaaaggtccagtgtgtccgATTTAGGGGGGATCTATTtgcagaatatagcagaaatgggatataatattcataagaatgttttcattcatgtatataTAATGCAAAAGGTGGAACATGGTCTATTGACTAACAgtaaattaaaaagataaacattGACAGAACTTTGGTTTCTGTTCTTGCACGAATACaaaaattcaagcacttttaaTGAACCTTATTTATTTACgtctatgtttatattttttttttcagggccAAAATTTTCACCTTAACACGAAAAGTAactaataacaaaataattataattattccATTATTGTGTATTTGGTCAGGAATTATgagtaacaaataaaatcaataaaaaatatctgacaACTGGAATACTGGCTAAgcacaagtacctcaaaattatTCTTACATAGAATGTAAAAAAGTGAAAgtatttagttacttttttttttttaaagtttggagtaaagaaacaaagattGAATACCTCAAAGTGCCACTGTATGCACAGGCAAGGAAAAGACCTGGAAAGCCTGGGAgattttggaatatttccagCACGAAGTAAGGCATATACTTCATCACACGAGCAAGAGGGggaaaataatggaaaatatgtttaaaaaatattatttccaGTTGTTcttcatcaacaaaaacaaattcattgtTAATTTTTgaattaaatcattattttctCAGTCTTTAGTCAGCAACCAATTTAAGATGACCTTACTTACATTAAAACACTGGTGTGATAAAAAGCTCAAGTAAAGATCTGAGGTGTTTAAttcatgcatattttaaaaacaacttcaaatgaTGAATGGAGTATTAGGCAAAGATAATCTTGGaggtaaaactgttttttcaatTTGTTTGTAGCCTTCACTGGAACACATGGCAATGGATTAACAATCCCGAGACCTCCAATAGAAAGCcagacataaaacatttaaatttagagtTCTGTACCAGCACTACATAAAACGAGTAATGGCACCAGGATTCAATACCCAGTATCATTTAAACCTGACACAGTATCATGATATAGTCATGCATCAATATCACTATGTATTCTGGAGTGTCTTGAGTACCAGATCAGGAGCAGAAATCTTCCCAGACATCAGTGGATCACAGTTGTTATAATAAGCAAACATGACGATTCCGCATGTTGCTGCACTGCCTACAATCAGGCACAGACCCACTTGGTTCACAAACAGCGCCCTGTAATCAAAAGCAAACATCATTAGAGCGCCCCAGGGTTCATGTTGCCAGAGCCACTAcgctctgagcttcacaacagctcttcagaaacttgtgaGATATGTCATGGATCCTATATCCATTTTTATACTGTCTAATAGTCATATGCAGGAAAACACCTGATACAGTAGATCTTCAAGTCTTAGAAAGTTATATGAATAACAAACAGGTCTTCACTCACCACTGGCCGTCTCTTTCTGATCTGCAGGAGATGTAGCGCTGGACTTGAGCTTGGTTTACTCCATACATGGACAACCACACCAATGTACCTCCAACAGAAAGGCTCCAGAAGCTATAGCGCTTCCGTGGGTCAGCATCAAAACTGGAGGAAAACATTGTCGGACTGTGATGCAATATTTTAGATGTATGCTAGAAGAAAAGATGCTTATTTGGAATGATTTCTACTATGAACTTGCTATGTAAgatgtttttctcctctccagtaGTCATCTTAATTATCATAGtcatcatattttcatgtttgtctaCCTTGTGGTATCCTTAGATGAGCAGTACAATCTAATTACGTTGAATGATTAAAGATCAACAATggcccacacactggacctttaactgtaaatttagttcttttcttttgtcctgAATGAAAAGAAATTTAACAAATACCTGTATTATTTTTAACCCACTATCAGCCAGTAATTATTATAAATTGATGCATTATTTAAAGGTACTTGATCACATTATTTGAAATTATCcagatatttatgttttaaaataaaaagaaaaaatgtgtttttactcattAAAATTAATGCGTGATCCATTTTGGGCAATCTCCAGTACCAGTGCAGGACCACCAACCAGAACTGTGCCTTGGATGAAAATGGCCACAAACCCCGACAACATGACAACAATCTGGAACACATCAGTCCAGATCACAGCTTTCATGCCACCCTGTTAAAAACAGATCATGGAAGAGACAACATCTGAGACATTTAGAAAAaagtatacatgtatatatacatgtatagcTACTGTACCTATTCATTGCTTATTCTATTCCTCTAGTTTCAATGCCTACATAGAAGTCTTATGTGTTATGGGgaattcatatttcatatcatatttggaattatatattattaatctCTGGCGCTGTGGAGGGAATAATGCCATTGCAATAACAACTGAAATGTGGTTCTTCCAAGTGAAACTTACAGTTTAATAAAGTtactataataaaaatattccaTTTCGAAATTTATCTTGCAGTCTCAAACAATATGCAATATGATTTTGCTGCCAATACcaatcaaaattatttaaacaaTCCCTATATTAACAGACTGTGACTTAATTTGATTATGTTGCTGTGCATTGGTTTGGGAAAGATGGGCATGGGGTCTCAGCAAGCTACAGGGATCGGACTGTATGTGTTGCATCCTACTAGTATGCTTTTCTGGATGCACATTTAGGTCTGAACAGAAACCAGTCCTGTCTGTTAAAGAGTGTCTATCCTAGGCGCTACAATAGTTTGATTGAATAGAAAATATATGTCCTTACCAGTGTGGTGTACAGGGTGCAAATGATCCCAGTAGAAAACAGAGACACCCAAATGTTGAGTCCAGTAGCtgacataaaaaagaaattcttaCAGAGTTAATGTTCCATCCATGTTAGCATGGAATATCCCTTTAATTTAACACCTTATGTTTGGACTGTCAACAGCGTTCACTGCATTAAGCCCTCACTTGgtaacaaagaagaaagaaacaaagcttTGTTCGCCCTGCAGCAGTTCCTTAAGAAACTACTTTCAGCTCTGAGGTCTTGTACGATACTATTTAAACTGTCGCTATTCAGGCTCAAATGTCTGATGAAGAACAAATGAGGCTAAGCTCTACATTGGTGCTAGACTGCATTGTTCAGTCTTTGTGAAATGTATCTTGTACTGTTGGacatgtctgcatttgggttaACTTCCATGAACTAAAATGTAACAGGTCTAGGGCAGGAGGGGTGTGAGGGTTCTTTTGCATGCAGAAACATCTTCACATCAAAATGACTTTTGATAATTGTATTATTATCACTCCTGAGCAGCACATGTAAGTTACAGCAACAAATTAATACACTATAACTTTAacctcaaaaacacaaaaccataaaatcaaaaaagtttAATGTGCAACCAACaagtttattgtatttattgaaTATTAGTCTGGTTATTTATTAAATAGTCTCATTTTGAATATCTTTATGGAACATTCCTCCAACCCCAGTGCAATAGGTTTCACTGGGGTTCACTGCCATGTTAATATCATTGTTTAAATACTTCTGTAGGCCATTTCCTTTCACGCATCCTGTTTTCAGTAATAGTGAGTTAATAATAAGTTTAGTTAATTATTGTTTCACCTTGGCCTAAACTATGGACAGGAAAGGTTTTACATAAAGAATATTATACAATGAACACGTAGTTGATACGCAAATATATTCCTCTGTGTCCAAGTAATTTCCCAGATTTTGGGTGTAAAAGTCCAGGAAATCTCTGAATAGAAATATACTTGGTGGTGTATTTGGCAGTGATAAAGTTGTGTATGCAGATAAAGTCATGTATTGTTTGCCTACAGACAAAGGGACATCAAGTGATCTCTCCTACCTTGGTTGAGGATCAAGGCAGGTGCATAGATAACAATCCCTGTGTAaagcagctgaaagaaaagtAAACAGCAGTGACAATCACTGGGTTCAAGAAGAAGAGATCAGGTTTGGCTTGGGCAAATATTAATAAGAAATTAAAGTCAAAGAATTGTCTTGAGTCTGAGCCAATGTTAATAATACAACTTTCTCTTCACCGACGCAGAGTATCAGAAATCACAGTGATATTTGTCTTACCGTCGCAACAAGAAACTGGATACTCCCCAGCAGCTGCATCCCTCTGCCAAATCTCATCTTCAGATACTGTGACAGGCAGACAGCTGGAGTTATAACACAGTAGTATCTCGGCATGCATCACTCATCCTTCCTCACCTCTTGCATTCATCGTGtttaatgacccacaggtgcATTTCAACACTGTGTCAGAAAAACCCTGAGCATAGTTCTACATTATGTTTGGTTAGAAATACTTACTCTTGCTCTTACTTTAGGtaggtttaaaataaaacaaataaaaatgttcttgttcATCTGATACTTCTTTaagaatatattatttttaaacaagACCAAATTGAAGTCTTTGGATATTTGCAAACACGTTACATgaaactgaaatatatatatttaacttaGATAATAACAGGGAGACTATTATGACCTGATTGGTGCTTGTGATGCCCAGTCGAAAGAAAACTGGCAGGAAGAGGTAAGCTGTCAGCAGGGAATTGATGCTCTGTCCGAGGCACATGTAGAGGAATTTAAAGCCGTGGCGAAAAGCCTCAGAAGGAACACCTAGAACCTGAACTGCTGACATAAAACTGGCACAGAGCGACATCCCAACAGGCACTGCTGGCATACTTCGACCCCCAGTGAAGAAGTCATCAGCACTGGCCCCACTCGGGTTCTTCTTCAGGGCCTGGAAGAGTCCAATACTCATAGAGACCAACAGCATGCCAGCAAAGACTGCGTAGTCAGCCACGACAAAGCCTGATGTGGCTGGTTCACTGACAGACTGCTCTTCCATTATTTTGCTTTGATGCTGTCTGCCTTGTAGTTTGGTGGATCTGTCGGATTGAAGCAGAGTCGATAAGCAACAAGTCAGACTCAAGTTACAAATTTGATGGATTTAGACCTTGGCATTTGTATTTACCACCAGTCAAATTAGAGGGACTGTTTTCACCCAAAAGAGAGCAGGGGCAAGACACAGGGGCAAACTATCTGGGTAGTTGATGACCCctgaacccccccccaaaaaagcctATAAGCCCCACCACACTCActaacatatacagtacatatattcACAGATAACTGAGTTATCTTCAGTATATGTTATCAtgaaagctccagaaatgtTTGAATTCTGAGCTGATTTCCTACTGTTTTCACAGTCGCATACCAGTTTACAGTTACTTTATGTTCACGCTGTTATGTATCCGGGCATGCTGCATATCTTTATTGTTTTCAGGGAAACCTGCTCAATAGGATTATCAATTAATATTCTATTGAATTCTGAAAGAGTTACTTCTAAAATATTACAtagatataaacagtataattGTGTGTTCCTCTTGTGATGACTGATGACagtatgtgcaaaaaaaaaaacccttgcTTAGGTGAAAATTCTGCCACAAATCTATATTGCTAGATCTAGGTTGCTATGTATGCACATTTACAAGAAATCATGTCACTTCCTAGCGTATACCTACATATAGACttcatgataaaaacaaaacccactCATAAAAAAAGATTCCTTCACAGAGCTACTAGTGGTCAAACACTCCACAGGGTACTGTTAAAGGAGTTTCTTGTAATCAAACACAGTTGTGCTTACAGAAACATGTtgcatttacaaaaaaaagtcaaattaatatATAAAGAGTTATTATAGCAGTTTAATGGAATGAAGGTACAGGATGTTAGCAATGCATCTCTTGCAACTCATGGAGCAGCAAACTGGTGTGAGTAGCAGACAAAAAGCATCTGACTCTAACACTGCAGGTCAACACTGTCTCTAccaacaaataaagaaaacaatgcaaTCGGCACCTCCGATCTTTCCCGTGCAATTCTTGATTTATTCATTCCTTTTGACtttgatgatttatttcattattctttaaattgtaatatatttaaacatacatacactgaAGCAAGTTGGATTTTAATCCTCAATATATGTGCTCCAAGTGTAAAAAGCCCAATAATTGGGGACAAAAAGTTCTAAATATACTTCTTTCACAATATCCTTTCATTTATTAAGTAAAGTGAGATTTAGGTGGTGCATTAATGTGAATAATGTGAGTAACGTCAATGATCATTATAAATGTGTCAATTGATGATTAGGGTTTGGGAACTGCAGCCAAAATATTGTTATAATGTTACACATCACGTTTTACACTTTTAAGAGTGAAGTTTACCCTGCATAACacaaatctacatttttttttcttatcagaAAGTTTGAttagaatgtaaaaaaaataaataaataaaaaagactcaCCACCGGTACTGGTGCTGCTGCAGTTGCTTCCACACAGAGGAAGAGTAATGTGCAGACAACTCCTCCATACCCtacacggtgtgtgtgtgtgcgcgcgtgcacGAGGCACATTGCGAAAGTCCCCTCAGGTGCCTACCTGAGAAAGCCAGTCAGGTGAGGGGGCGTTCAGCTGGACGTTTACAGTGCGTGAAAAATCAAAAGGATGGTTAAGTGGGTCTTGAGGAATGCAGTGACCTGCCGGGGAATTAGCAGCTTACTTTCAGCAGCACATTAAGTGGCCTTGCACATGCGCGTAATCTCCATGGGGAGGTcagcccccctccctcctctccctaaTGTTCACATGATGGAAATTAGACCTCCCCAAAAACATGCTATAATGTTTAAACTCAGTCCCCTATGTTTAATTATCCACCTGTcgcaaaaaaaagagagagtggacTGCAGGTTCAACGTGAGCACCAACACACTGTGTTAATCACATAACAATGTTATTGTCACCAGGTCACATCAAGTtcattatttgttattat
Above is a window of Larimichthys crocea isolate SSNF chromosome XVII, L_crocea_2.0, whole genome shotgun sequence DNA encoding:
- the slc5a5 gene encoding sodium/iodide cotransporter isoform X3, encoding MEEQSVSEPATSGFVVADYAVFAGMLLVSMSIGLFQALKKNPSGASADDFFTGGRSMPAVPVGMSLCASFMSAVQVLGVPSEAFRHGFKFLYMCLGQSINSLLTAYLFLPVFFRLGITSTNQYLKMRFGRGMQLLGSIQFLVATLLYTGIVIYAPALILNQATGLNIWVSLFSTGIICTLYTTLGGMKAVIWTDVFQIVVMLSGFVAIFIQGTVLVGGPALVLEIAQNGSRINFNDFDADPRKRYSFWSLSVGGTLVWLSMYGVNQAQVQRYISCRSERDGQWALFVNQVGLCLIVGSAATCGIVMFAYYNNCDPLMSGKISAPDLYMPYFVLEIFQNLPGFPGLFLACAYSGTLSTASTSINAMAAVTMEDLLRPHLRHMTQKKLILVSKGLSLLYGVGCITVAALSSLLNWGVLQGSFTVMGVVSGPLLGVFILGMFVPATNRVGAFSGISVGFCVSLWLAVGSTLYPPSDKTIGVLPSYAGQCAGSNITLNSSPNQDQHSFSTPLRPDNAGGLLNFYSMSYLYFGAMATSSVVLVGLIVSYATGPTKRNQIKEGLLWWDLNKKQVEVPSERRGDKVRDKPQLVPLRDLPRENK
- the slc5a5 gene encoding sodium/iodide cotransporter isoform X2, which gives rise to MEEQSVSEPATSGFVVADYAVFAGMLLVSMSIGLFQALKKNPSGASADDFFTGGRSMPAVPVGMSLCASFMSAVQVLGVPSEAFRHGFKFLYMCLGQSINSLLTAYLFLPVFFRLGITSTNQYLKMRFGRGMQLLGSIQFLVATLLYTGIVIYAPALILNQATGLNIWVSLFSTGIICTLYTTLGGMKAVIWTDVFQIVVMLSGFVAIFIQGTVLVGGPALVLEIAQNGSRINFNDFDADPRKRYSFWSLSVGGTLVWLSMYGVNQAQVQRYISCRSERDGQWALFVNQVGLCLIVGSAATCGIVMFAYYNNCDPLMSGKISAPDLYMPYFVLEIFQNLPGFPGLFLACAYSGTLSTASTSINAMAAVTMEDLLRPHLRHMTQKKLILVSKGLSLLYGVGCITVAALSSLLNWGVLQGSFTVMGVVSGPLLGVFILGMFVPATNRVGAFSGISVGFCVSLWLAVGSTLYPPSDKTIGVLPSYAGQCAGSNITLNSSPNQDQHSFSTPLRPDNAGGLLNFYSMSYLYFGAMATSSVVLVGLIVSYATGPTKRNQIKEGLLWWDLNKKQVEVPSERRTGTMSRIFPRLLHNACWDTHGDKVRDKPQLVPLRDLPRENK
- the slc5a5 gene encoding sodium/iodide cotransporter isoform X1, producing MEEQSVSEPATSGFVVADYAVFAGMLLVSMSIGLFQALKKNPSGASADDFFTGGRSMPAVPVGMSLCASFMSAVQVLGVPSEAFRHGFKFLYMCLGQSINSLLTAYLFLPVFFRLGITSTNQYLKMRFGRGMQLLGSIQFLVATLLYTGIVIYAPALILNQATGLNIWVSLFSTGIICTLYTTLGGMKAVIWTDVFQIVVMLSGFVAIFIQGTVLVGGPALVLEIAQNGSRINFNDFDADPRKRYSFWSLSVGGTLVWLSMYGVNQAQVQRYISCRSERDGQWALFVNQVGLCLIVGSAATCGIVMFAYYNNCDPLMSGKISAPDLYMPYFVLEIFQNLPGFPGLFLACAYSGTLSTASTSINAMAAVTMEDLLRPHLRHMTQKKLILVSKGLSLLYGVGCITVAALSSLLNWGVLQGSFTVMGVVSGPLLGVFILGMFVPATNRVGAFSGISVGFCVSLWLAVGSTLYPPSDKTIGVLPSYAGQCAGSNITLNSSPNQDQHSFSTPLRPDNAGGLLNFYSMSYLYFGAMATSSVVLVGLIVSYATGPTKRNQIKEGLLWWDLNKKQVEVPSERRTGTMSRIFPRLLHNACWDTHVSMNRNNLGDKVRDKPQLVPLRDLPRENK